In one window of Lacticaseibacillus casei DSM 20011 = JCM 1134 = ATCC 393 DNA:
- the liaF gene encoding cell wall-active antibiotics response protein LiaF → MRRWQLFLGIEFALLLWLGFQIITNPMALATILIGFLFLFLGMHWHRLRTFSVTFGGVLMILGIFINPAIWLILMVAGIFLMMVLTKPKAGFSVWNHKQYVAPVTEAPGKKAGRRTIRSWAGRQTIAPSYDWDDINMVVPAGDTIIDLGDTFLPKGDSVIMIRKGFGKTRILVPVGVGVAVEHATFYGRLHFEDSDSMLHSQSVTAYSQDYDDAPRRIHIVTNVVVGDLEVLAV, encoded by the coding sequence ATGCGCCGCTGGCAACTGTTTTTGGGGATTGAATTTGCGCTCTTACTCTGGCTAGGATTCCAGATCATTACGAATCCCATGGCGTTGGCAACGATCCTGATTGGCTTTCTATTTCTTTTCTTAGGGATGCACTGGCACCGGCTGCGGACTTTCAGTGTCACGTTTGGCGGTGTTTTAATGATACTGGGTATTTTTATTAATCCCGCGATTTGGCTCATATTGATGGTGGCCGGGATCTTTTTGATGATGGTTCTGACCAAACCCAAAGCAGGCTTTTCGGTTTGGAATCATAAACAGTACGTTGCGCCGGTAACGGAGGCTCCAGGTAAAAAAGCCGGACGGCGAACCATTCGTTCCTGGGCGGGGCGGCAAACGATTGCACCCAGTTACGATTGGGATGACATCAACATGGTGGTGCCAGCCGGTGATACCATCATTGACCTGGGTGACACTTTTTTACCCAAAGGCGACAGCGTGATTATGATTCGCAAAGGCTTTGGGAAAACCAGAATTTTGGTTCCCGTGGGTGTTGGCGTTGCAGTGGAACATGCGACGTTTTATGGGCGACTGCATTTTGAAGATTCCGATTCGATGCTGCATAGCCAAAGTGTGACCGCTTATTCGCAGGATTACGACGATGCACCGCGCCGAATCCACATTGTCACGAATGTGGTGGTGGGCGACTTGGAGGTGCTGGCAGTATGA
- the udk gene encoding uridine kinase: MQQKKPIVIGVTGGSASGKTSVSRAIFDHFSGHSLLLLAQDAYYKKSDKPFSERKKINYDHPLAFDTPLLKHHLDELIHRHAVDQPVYDYTIHNRSDKTVHLEPKDVIILEGILILDDESLRNMMDIKVFVDTDDDIRVIRRIRRDMVSRGRTLDSIINQYLKTVKPMYHQFVEPTKRYADLIVPEGGQNQVAIDLLVTKIKAILAERGLQE, encoded by the coding sequence ATGCAGCAAAAGAAACCCATTGTGATCGGTGTGACTGGTGGTTCTGCCAGTGGCAAGACCAGCGTAAGTCGGGCGATTTTCGATCACTTTTCCGGGCATTCCTTGCTCTTACTGGCACAGGATGCGTATTATAAGAAAAGCGACAAACCGTTCTCGGAGCGGAAGAAAATCAATTATGATCATCCGTTGGCGTTTGACACTCCGCTACTGAAGCATCATCTGGATGAGTTGATCCATCGTCATGCAGTTGATCAACCGGTCTATGATTACACGATTCATAATCGCTCGGATAAAACAGTGCATCTTGAGCCTAAAGATGTGATCATTCTTGAAGGGATTCTGATTCTTGATGATGAGTCGTTACGTAACATGATGGACATTAAGGTATTTGTCGATACAGATGACGATATTCGTGTCATTCGTCGGATCCGGCGCGACATGGTTTCGCGCGGGCGGACACTAGATTCAATTATTAATCAATATTTAAAAACCGTAAAACCGATGTATCATCAATTTGTTGAACCAACGAAACGCTATGCGGATCTGATCGTTCCGGAAGGCGGTCAGAATCAGGTCGCCATTGATTTACTGGTGACCAAGATCAAAGCCATTCTAGCGGAACGCGGTTTACAAGAGTAG
- a CDS encoding sensor histidine kinase has product MRRRMLVGFFMILLVWTILVEACLVFMLAKVTHHDFLQLLLANVLSAPLFVYLFIGALLISSGATVIVLWRQRVMRNQLDSRLAQLNAGQYQAPIFNRSQQAVAALGQQPADLLEALRQKMIRLQREIERYSNTPVRFSGETREAILTGERHRLARELHDSVSQQLFAAMMMLSALRSVAERDPKQEALQKQLDTIQKVINEAQAEMRALLLHLRPTNLEGKSLKQGIIQLLKELQTKITIKITWQLDDIKLNAATEDNLFRIVQELLSNTLRHAKADSLEVYLKRLQDMVILRMVDDGVGFDPKETSGNGNYGLANIKERAAAMGGTAKVVSVVGQGTSVEVRVPLSKDVAHD; this is encoded by the coding sequence ATGAGAAGACGGATGTTAGTCGGTTTTTTTATGATCCTGCTGGTCTGGACGATTTTGGTCGAGGCCTGTTTGGTGTTTATGCTGGCAAAAGTGACCCATCATGATTTTTTGCAGCTGTTGTTAGCAAATGTGCTTTCAGCGCCGTTATTTGTTTACCTTTTTATTGGAGCCTTACTGATCAGTTCCGGCGCCACCGTGATTGTTTTATGGCGCCAACGGGTGATGCGCAATCAACTGGATAGTCGTCTGGCGCAATTAAATGCCGGACAATATCAGGCGCCGATTTTTAATCGCTCTCAGCAAGCAGTTGCTGCATTAGGCCAGCAGCCGGCTGACTTGCTTGAAGCGTTACGGCAAAAAATGATACGCTTACAACGTGAGATTGAACGTTACAGTAATACGCCTGTCCGCTTTTCCGGCGAAACCCGTGAGGCCATTCTAACCGGTGAACGGCATCGGTTAGCTCGGGAACTGCATGATTCCGTTTCCCAGCAGTTGTTTGCGGCGATGATGATGTTGTCCGCACTGCGGAGTGTCGCGGAACGCGACCCTAAGCAGGAAGCTTTGCAGAAGCAGTTGGATACGATTCAGAAAGTGATCAATGAAGCCCAGGCGGAAATGCGGGCGTTGCTATTGCATCTACGTCCGACTAATCTTGAAGGCAAATCGCTAAAGCAGGGGATTATCCAGTTGTTGAAAGAATTGCAAACCAAGATTACAATCAAAATCACATGGCAATTGGATGACATTAAGTTAAATGCGGCGACTGAGGATAATCTTTTCCGGATTGTTCAAGAGCTGCTTAGTAATACATTACGCCATGCTAAAGCCGATAGCCTTGAAGTTTATCTGAAGCGGTTGCAAGATATGGTTATTTTGCGTATGGTGGATGATGGTGTTGGGTTTGATCCAAAAGAAACTAGTGGCAACGGTAACTATGGTCTTGCCAATATCAAGGAACGCGCGGCGGCCATGGGTGGAACAGCCAAGGTCGTGAGCGTAGTCGGTCAAGGAACCAGTGTTGAAGTCAGAGTACCGTTATCAAAGGATGTTGCGCATGATTAA
- the greA gene encoding transcription elongation factor GreA, giving the protein MADKSYPMTAEGKKKLENELEELKTKKRPEVIERIKVARGFGDLSENSEYEAAKDEQSTLENRIVTIQTMLRYAEIIDAKAVAKNEVSIGKKVTFEEDGDEETYEIVGAAEADAFNGKISNESPIAQGLIGRKVGDKVTINTPGGEMTVTITKVEG; this is encoded by the coding sequence ATGGCAGACAAAAGCTATCCGATGACAGCAGAAGGTAAAAAGAAACTTGAAAACGAACTTGAGGAACTAAAAACCAAGAAACGCCCAGAAGTTATTGAGCGGATCAAGGTAGCCCGGGGGTTCGGCGATTTGTCCGAAAACTCCGAATATGAAGCAGCCAAGGATGAACAATCCACACTTGAAAATCGGATCGTGACGATTCAGACAATGTTGCGGTACGCTGAGATCATTGACGCTAAGGCAGTTGCTAAAAACGAAGTCTCCATTGGTAAAAAAGTGACCTTTGAAGAAGACGGCGACGAGGAAACATACGAAATTGTCGGGGCAGCGGAAGCCGATGCTTTCAATGGCAAGATCAGTAATGAAAGTCCCATTGCACAAGGACTTATTGGTCGTAAAGTTGGCGACAAAGTTACCATTAACACCCCAGGCGGCGAAATGACCGTGACGATTACAAAAGTTGAAGGCTAG